From a single Pseudomonas triticicola genomic region:
- a CDS encoding TauD/TfdA family dioxygenase, translating to MAVALGFSVRPLLPQRGRLPLLVEAGEADTDLLAVFDELKALVDEHLLRDGGVLFRGFRLDGAEQFRQFAASFGHPLLNYEFGSTPRTNVTQGVYTSTEYPAHQSIPLHNEQAYSRDWPMKIWFYSMIAARSGGETPIADSREVYRRIPVAIRERFVSKGLMYVRNFGNGLDVAWEDVFNTEDREVVEAYCKAHGIVCEWKDDGELRTRQTCQAVAVHPVTGDHVWFNQAHLFHISNLPADVRESLLDIVDEEDLPRNVYYGDGSPIEDEVLAQIRAVLDDCAISFPWQEGDVLMLDNMLSAHARSPFEGPRKVIVAMAEGHSQDVR from the coding sequence ATGGCTGTTGCTCTGGGATTTTCCGTGCGGCCGTTGCTGCCGCAGCGCGGACGTTTGCCGCTGTTGGTCGAGGCGGGCGAGGCCGACACCGATCTGTTGGCGGTATTCGATGAATTGAAGGCCTTGGTCGACGAGCACCTGCTGCGCGACGGTGGCGTGCTGTTTCGCGGTTTCCGCCTCGACGGCGCCGAGCAGTTTCGCCAGTTTGCCGCGAGTTTCGGCCATCCATTGCTCAATTACGAGTTCGGCTCGACGCCGCGTACCAACGTCACCCAAGGCGTGTACACCTCCACCGAATACCCGGCGCACCAGAGCATTCCGCTGCACAACGAACAGGCCTATTCCCGCGACTGGCCGATGAAGATCTGGTTCTACAGCATGATCGCCGCCAGGTCCGGCGGCGAGACGCCGATTGCCGACAGCCGCGAAGTCTACCGGCGCATCCCCGTGGCGATCCGCGAGCGTTTTGTCAGCAAAGGCCTGATGTACGTGCGCAACTTCGGCAATGGCCTCGATGTGGCCTGGGAAGACGTGTTCAACACCGAAGACCGCGAAGTCGTCGAGGCCTACTGCAAGGCTCACGGCATAGTTTGCGAGTGGAAGGACGACGGTGAGCTGCGCACGCGGCAGACCTGTCAGGCGGTGGCGGTGCACCCGGTCACGGGCGACCACGTCTGGTTCAATCAGGCGCACCTGTTTCACATCTCCAACCTGCCAGCGGACGTGCGCGAAAGCTTGCTCGACATCGTCGACGAAGAAGACCTGCCACGTAATGTCTACTACGGCGACGGCTCGCCGATCGAAGACGAAGTGCTGGCGCAGATTCGGGCGGTGCTCGACGACTGTGCGATCAGTTTCCCCTGGCAGGAGGGCGATGTGCTGATGCTCGACAACATGCTTTCGGCTCACGCGCGCTCACCGTTCGAAGGGCCGCGCAAAGTCATCGTGGCGATGGCCGAGGGGCATTCGCAGGACGTGCGCTGA
- a CDS encoding thioesterase II family protein, translating into MTKLTLLCLPYSGASAMVYSRWRRQLPTWLQLQPVELPGRGTRFDEPLQTDMRALARQLAREHKAGLQGPYALFGHSLGALLACELAHAFRELGVPEPLALFASGTAAPSMRSDYDRGFAEPRSDAELIEQLRTFQGTSEEILANEELMSLTLPVLRADFMMCGRFTPAERPLLNCPVHVLGGKEDRATTEQLIGWSKETLGSFSVDMMTGGHFFIHEHEARVIRTIKTHLEVHHRRHAQAAQPAF; encoded by the coding sequence GTGACCAAGCTGACATTGCTGTGCCTGCCCTACTCGGGCGCCAGCGCCATGGTTTACAGCCGCTGGCGGCGCCAACTGCCGACGTGGCTGCAATTGCAACCGGTGGAACTGCCGGGGCGTGGCACGCGGTTCGATGAACCGCTGCAGACCGACATGCGTGCACTGGCGCGACAATTGGCGCGCGAGCACAAAGCGGGGCTGCAAGGCCCGTATGCGTTGTTCGGGCATAGCCTCGGTGCGTTGCTCGCCTGCGAACTGGCCCATGCCTTTCGCGAGTTGGGTGTGCCGGAGCCGCTGGCGCTGTTCGCCTCCGGCACCGCTGCGCCGTCCATGCGCAGCGATTACGACCGCGGCTTTGCCGAACCGCGCAGCGATGCAGAGCTCATCGAACAGTTGCGCACCTTTCAGGGCACCAGCGAAGAAATCCTCGCCAATGAGGAATTGATGAGCCTGACCCTGCCGGTGCTGCGCGCCGATTTCATGATGTGCGGCCGCTTTACGCCTGCCGAGCGGCCCTTGCTCAATTGCCCGGTGCACGTGCTCGGTGGCAAGGAAGACCGCGCCACCACCGAACAACTGATCGGCTGGAGCAAGGAGACCCTGGGCAGTTTCTCGGTGGACATGATGACCGGCGGGCACTTCTTCATTCATGAGCACGAGGCGCGGGTCATTCGCACGATCAAGACGCATCTGGAAGTGCATCACCGGCGCCATGCGCAGGCCGCGCAACCGGCGTTCTGA
- a CDS encoding cupin-like domain-containing protein: MDLQSILGKLFANAGAVGIEGVFQFIFSAQQAYWYDIKTSQRTEIGRHPSPDVTIEVAEKDFLGIMAGVVNVEELFASGRLKIGGNMGLATMLPQIIDHARQGGGTVAKVDMNKRYPTPPRFSEKLTAALPRQTSVERRARAELSRHEFETRYLPSGIPLVISNALHDWPLFSLSREESLVHFAELQGITRHGDYVKKTFSTERDFRSTSMAEFIASLDSPAVKGADGEPPAYMGNNILPAQLLQQIQYPPYFDTSLFIPPRIWIGPKGTLTPLHRDDTDNLFAQVWGQKKFTLAAPHHREALGTWSTAPKGGLDGCDFNPDAPDYERFPAAREVTFLRVTLEAGDLLFLPEGWFHQVESVSTSLSVNFWVDSGRGW; this comes from the coding sequence GTGGACCTGCAGAGCATTCTGGGCAAGTTGTTCGCCAACGCCGGCGCGGTCGGCATCGAGGGGGTTTTCCAGTTCATTTTCAGCGCGCAGCAGGCGTACTGGTACGACATCAAGACCAGCCAGCGCACGGAAATCGGGCGCCATCCAAGCCCGGACGTGACCATCGAAGTCGCGGAAAAGGACTTTTTGGGGATCATGGCCGGCGTGGTCAATGTCGAGGAACTGTTCGCCAGCGGTCGCCTGAAGATTGGCGGCAACATGGGCCTGGCGACGATGTTGCCGCAGATCATCGACCACGCCCGCCAGGGTGGCGGCACGGTGGCAAAGGTCGACATGAACAAGCGCTACCCGACGCCGCCACGCTTCAGCGAAAAGCTCACTGCCGCGCTGCCTCGCCAGACCAGCGTCGAACGTCGTGCGCGCGCCGAGTTGAGCCGGCACGAATTCGAAACTCGTTATTTGCCCAGCGGCATTCCGTTGGTGATCAGTAATGCCCTGCACGACTGGCCATTGTTCAGCCTGAGCCGCGAGGAATCGCTGGTGCATTTCGCCGAACTGCAAGGCATCACCCGCCATGGCGATTACGTGAAGAAGACCTTTTCCACCGAACGTGATTTCCGCTCGACCTCGATGGCCGAGTTCATTGCCTCGCTGGACAGCCCGGCGGTCAAAGGCGCGGATGGCGAGCCGCCGGCGTACATGGGCAACAACATCCTGCCGGCGCAGTTGTTGCAGCAGATCCAGTACCCGCCCTACTTCGACACGTCGTTGTTCATTCCGCCACGTATCTGGATCGGCCCCAAGGGCACGCTGACGCCGTTGCACCGCGATGACACCGACAACCTCTTCGCCCAGGTTTGGGGCCAGAAGAAATTCACCCTCGCCGCGCCGCATCACCGCGAAGCGCTGGGCACTTGGTCGACAGCGCCCAAGGGAGGCCTGGATGGCTGCGATTTCAACCCGGACGCGCCGGACTATGAACGTTTCCCGGCAGCGCGGGAGGTGACGTTTTTGCGGGTGACGCTGGAGGCTGGGGATCTGCTGTTTTTGCCAGAGGGCTGGTTCCATCAGGTGGAGTCGGTGTCGACTTCGCTGTCAGTCAACTTCTGGGTCGACTCAGGACGCGGCTGGTAA
- a CDS encoding MFS transporter, which yields MANPYRELFTAPGARAFVLAGMLARMPISMTGIGLITMLAQLSGGYALAGAVAATFALATAFCAPQVSRLVDRYGQGRVLPIAALTGGGGLLMLLLCTRVQAPDWTLFVFAALAGCMPSMSAMVRARWTEIYRGQPQLQTAYALESVLDEVCFIVGPPLSVGLSVAVFPEAGPLAALLALAIGVTAFVAQRSTEPPVHAQESQDQGSIIRSTDVQWLLALMLAMGVIVGVIDVVSVAFAQHQGQPAAASIVLSVYAIGSCLAGIAFGAMRSKLPLPRLFLYGGVATAVTTLPLLLASNILGLSIAVFIAGLFFSPTLIVAMALIERIVPPAKLTEGLTWLVTGLSIGVAIGAAGSGALVDAFGARSGFWLAIAAGAVVLISAFQSFRHLK from the coding sequence ATGGCAAACCCCTACCGCGAATTGTTCACCGCCCCCGGTGCCCGTGCGTTTGTGCTGGCCGGGATGCTGGCGCGCATGCCGATTTCCATGACCGGCATCGGCCTGATCACCATGCTTGCGCAGTTGAGTGGCGGTTATGCGCTGGCGGGTGCGGTGGCGGCGACGTTTGCCTTGGCCACGGCGTTTTGCGCGCCGCAGGTATCGCGGTTGGTGGACCGTTACGGGCAGGGGCGGGTGCTGCCGATCGCAGCGCTGACCGGTGGCGGCGGGTTATTGATGTTGCTGCTGTGCACGCGTGTGCAGGCGCCGGACTGGACGTTGTTCGTCTTCGCCGCGCTGGCCGGGTGCATGCCGAGCATGTCGGCGATGGTGCGGGCGCGCTGGACCGAGATCTATCGTGGCCAGCCGCAATTGCAGACGGCGTATGCGCTGGAGTCGGTGCTCGACGAAGTGTGTTTTATCGTCGGGCCGCCGCTGTCGGTGGGCCTGTCGGTCGCGGTGTTTCCCGAGGCCGGGCCGCTGGCGGCGCTGTTGGCCCTGGCCATCGGCGTGACGGCGTTTGTCGCCCAGCGCAGCACCGAACCACCGGTGCACGCGCAGGAGTCGCAGGATCAGGGCTCGATCATTCGCTCGACCGACGTGCAATGGCTGCTGGCGTTGATGCTGGCGATGGGCGTGATCGTCGGAGTCATCGATGTGGTCAGCGTCGCTTTCGCTCAACATCAGGGGCAGCCGGCAGCGGCGAGTATTGTTTTGTCGGTGTACGCGATCGGCTCATGCCTGGCCGGCATCGCCTTCGGTGCGATGCGTTCGAAACTGCCGTTGCCGCGCCTGTTTCTCTACGGCGGCGTGGCGACGGCGGTGACCACGCTGCCGCTGCTTTTGGCGAGCAACATCCTTGGCTTGTCAATCGCGGTATTTATCGCCGGGCTGTTCTTTTCACCGACGCTGATTGTGGCGATGGCGCTGATCGAACGCATCGTGCCACCTGCAAAACTCACCGAAGGCCTGACCTGGCTGGTGACCGGGCTGAGCATCGGCGTGGCGATCGGTGCCGCCGGTTCCGGCGCGCTGGTGGATGCGTTTGGCGCGCGCAGCGGCTTCTGGCTGGCGATTGCGGCGGGGGCGGTGGTGCTGATTTCAGCGTTCCAAAGTTTCCGTCACTTGAAATGA
- a CDS encoding family 2 encapsulin nanocompartment cargo protein terpene cyclase, whose translation MDESSMFVSPEADKVPWAVPALYGLAPFRDNAALADEVDDRLMPWIEQVGIFPGRQDKVRAMGFGRFAMLCHTDTDEPDRLLLAAQCFAALFAVDDYYCDDERTGSEPRMVGPRLSLALAALEPVYLSARFRPGLEQALNSDPVLVALRAYLRRVETFATAAQVARVRHEIIAMFVTMTAEAAWRIEGLTPALWEYLAQRQINSFLPCLSLIDIIGGYELPANEYSAPEVRRVTALAASATIIANDLFSALKEQQAGIGDFNLPLLLIQEQGCSPAQAMAQSAAVHDDIMHLYEAAERAVLPHASQLLQRYLRGLKSWLAGNVEWHRSSGRYQV comes from the coding sequence ATGGACGAATCGTCAATGTTCGTCTCACCCGAAGCGGACAAAGTGCCCTGGGCCGTCCCCGCCCTGTATGGCCTGGCGCCCTTTCGCGACAACGCCGCGCTGGCAGACGAGGTGGATGATCGGCTGATGCCGTGGATCGAGCAGGTGGGGATTTTCCCGGGTCGGCAAGACAAAGTCCGCGCCATGGGTTTCGGTCGCTTCGCCATGCTGTGTCATACCGACACCGATGAGCCCGATCGGCTGTTGCTCGCGGCGCAATGTTTCGCCGCATTGTTCGCCGTGGACGACTACTACTGCGACGATGAGCGAACGGGGTCCGAACCCAGAATGGTCGGGCCGCGCCTTTCCCTGGCGCTGGCGGCGCTGGAACCGGTTTACCTGAGCGCACGGTTCCGCCCGGGGCTTGAGCAGGCCTTGAACAGCGATCCGGTGCTGGTCGCGCTGCGTGCCTATCTGAGGCGGGTCGAGACTTTCGCGACCGCGGCGCAGGTTGCCCGCGTTCGCCATGAAATCATTGCCATGTTCGTCACCATGACCGCCGAAGCGGCCTGGCGTATCGAAGGGCTCACGCCCGCGCTCTGGGAATATCTGGCTCAGCGTCAGATCAACAGTTTTCTGCCGTGTCTGTCGCTGATCGACATCATCGGCGGGTATGAATTGCCCGCCAACGAATACAGCGCACCTGAGGTGCGGCGCGTCACGGCGCTGGCCGCCAGCGCCACGATCATTGCCAATGATCTGTTTTCCGCGCTGAAGGAACAGCAGGCCGGTATCGGTGACTTCAACCTGCCTTTGTTGCTGATCCAGGAACAGGGCTGCTCCCCCGCGCAGGCCATGGCGCAAAGTGCTGCCGTTCACGATGACATCATGCATCTGTATGAGGCGGCAGAACGGGCGGTATTGCCGCACGCCTCGCAGCTACTCCAACGCTACCTGCGCGGACTCAAGAGCTGGCTGGCCGGCAACGTCGAATGGCATCGCAGCAGTGGCCGCTATCAGGTCTGA
- a CDS encoding glucose 1-dehydrogenase — protein sequence MQISLAHQVALVTGASSGIGHAAAKALAAAGAAVVINYNSSAEPAEELAAQINAEGGKALAIGADVSKEEDVERLFAETVEAFGSLDILVANSGLQKDAAAVDMTLDDWNTVIGVNLTGQFLCARAALRIFQRQGVREGVSRAAGKIIHMSSVHQRIPWAGHVNYAASKGGVDQLMQSLAQEVSHQRIRINSIAPGAISTAINTEATEGAAGEKLLELIPYGRIGDVEDVANAVVFLASDVSDYIVGTTLFIDGGMSLYPEFLGNG from the coding sequence ATGCAGATTTCCCTCGCTCATCAGGTGGCGCTGGTCACGGGCGCCAGCTCCGGCATCGGCCATGCCGCCGCCAAGGCACTCGCTGCGGCCGGCGCTGCGGTCGTGATCAACTACAACAGCAGCGCCGAACCCGCCGAAGAACTGGCTGCACAGATCAACGCCGAAGGCGGCAAGGCCCTCGCCATCGGCGCGGATGTTTCAAAAGAAGAAGATGTCGAGCGGCTGTTCGCCGAGACCGTCGAAGCCTTCGGCTCGCTGGATATTCTGGTGGCCAATTCCGGCCTGCAAAAAGACGCTGCCGCCGTGGACATGACGCTCGACGACTGGAACACGGTGATCGGCGTCAACCTCACCGGGCAGTTTCTCTGCGCGCGGGCGGCGTTGCGGATTTTCCAGCGTCAGGGCGTGCGCGAAGGCGTGTCGCGCGCGGCGGGCAAGATCATTCACATGAGCTCGGTGCACCAGCGCATTCCATGGGCCGGTCATGTCAATTACGCGGCGTCCAAGGGCGGCGTCGATCAGTTGATGCAGAGCCTCGCCCAAGAAGTCAGCCACCAGCGCATCCGTATCAACAGCATCGCGCCCGGTGCGATCAGCACGGCCATCAACACAGAAGCCACTGAAGGCGCGGCCGGCGAAAAACTTCTTGAGCTGATTCCCTACGGACGCATTGGCGATGTCGAGGATGTTGCCAACGCAGTGGTTTTCCTCGCTTCCGATGTGTCTGACTACATCGTCGGCACCACCCTGTTCATCGATGGCGGGATGAGCCTCTATCCGGAGTTTCTCGGCAATGGCTGA
- a CDS encoding glycoside hydrolase family 15 protein, which translates to MAEPEVEQQSPIGAHGIIGDMRSAALVNDKGSVDFFCWPEFDSPTIFCSLLDTPQAGIFQLAPDLPDARREQIYLPDTNVLQTRWLSEHAVVEITDLLPIGDDVDALPLLMRRVRVVSGSATFNLRCAVRHDYGRADTRAEMNAKDVTFHAAGQPSIRLASDQALQIDAQAAVAQFTLEHNETAAFMLGGSDDPRFAEGAGELCMERTLKYWRGWIGQSNYRGRWREIVNRSALALKLLTSRRHGAILAAATFGLPETPGGERNWDYRYTWIRDASFTVYAFMRLGFVDEANHYMQWLRGRVSDCCGKPMKLNILYAIDGQQELPETELTHLSGHGGAQPVRIGNGAYDQVQLDIFGELMDAVYLVNKYGDAISHEGWRHVGEVVDQVCETWQSEDVGIWEMRGETHHFLHSRLMCWVALDRAIRLASKRSLPAPFARWDNTRQAIYTDIWDNFWNEERGHFVQYKGGTALDGSMLLMPLVRFVSAKDPRWLSTLEAIEKTLVRDGMVYRYRNEDANIDGLSGTEGAFAACSFWYVECLARAGQVEKAHLEFEQLLRYANPLGLYAEEFDSHGRHLGNTPQALTHLALISAASFLDRKLSGEKSSWQP; encoded by the coding sequence ATGGCTGAGCCTGAAGTGGAACAACAAAGTCCCATCGGTGCCCACGGCATTATCGGCGACATGCGCAGCGCCGCACTGGTCAACGACAAGGGCAGCGTGGATTTTTTCTGCTGGCCGGAGTTCGACAGCCCGACGATTTTCTGCTCGCTGCTCGACACCCCGCAAGCAGGGATTTTCCAGCTCGCGCCAGACTTGCCGGATGCGCGCCGCGAGCAAATTTACCTGCCCGACACCAACGTCTTGCAGACCCGTTGGCTGAGCGAACACGCAGTGGTGGAAATCACAGATCTGCTGCCCATCGGTGACGATGTCGACGCCCTGCCCCTGCTGATGCGCCGGGTGCGCGTGGTCAGCGGCTCGGCGACGTTCAACCTGCGTTGCGCGGTGCGCCACGACTATGGTCGCGCCGACACCCGGGCAGAGATGAACGCAAAGGACGTGACGTTCCACGCCGCTGGCCAGCCGTCGATACGCCTGGCTTCAGATCAGGCACTGCAAATCGATGCGCAAGCGGCCGTCGCGCAGTTCACCCTCGAGCACAATGAAACCGCCGCGTTCATGCTCGGCGGCAGCGACGATCCGCGTTTTGCCGAAGGCGCCGGCGAGTTGTGCATGGAGCGCACCCTCAAATACTGGCGTGGCTGGATCGGCCAATCCAACTATCGCGGGCGCTGGCGGGAAATCGTCAATCGCTCCGCCCTCGCCCTGAAACTGCTGACCTCGCGTCGCCACGGTGCGATCCTCGCCGCCGCCACCTTCGGCCTGCCGGAGACCCCCGGCGGCGAACGCAACTGGGATTACCGCTACACGTGGATCCGCGACGCTTCGTTCACCGTGTATGCGTTCATGCGCCTGGGCTTCGTCGATGAGGCCAACCATTACATGCAGTGGCTGCGTGGTCGGGTCAGCGATTGCTGCGGCAAACCGATGAAACTCAACATCCTCTATGCCATCGACGGCCAGCAGGAATTGCCGGAAACCGAACTCACGCACCTGTCCGGTCACGGCGGCGCGCAACCGGTGCGGATCGGCAATGGTGCCTACGATCAGGTCCAACTGGACATCTTCGGCGAGCTGATGGACGCGGTGTATCTGGTCAACAAGTACGGTGATGCGATTTCCCACGAAGGCTGGCGGCACGTCGGCGAAGTGGTCGATCAGGTCTGCGAGACGTGGCAGAGCGAAGATGTCGGCATCTGGGAAATGCGCGGTGAAACCCATCATTTCCTGCACTCGCGGCTGATGTGCTGGGTGGCGCTGGACCGCGCCATCCGTCTGGCTTCCAAGCGTTCGCTGCCGGCGCCGTTCGCCCGTTGGGATAACACCCGGCAAGCGATCTACACCGACATCTGGGACAACTTCTGGAACGAAGAACGCGGGCATTTCGTCCAGTACAAGGGCGGCACCGCACTGGATGGCTCGATGCTGCTGATGCCGCTGGTGCGCTTCGTCAGCGCCAAGGATCCGCGCTGGCTGTCGACTCTGGAAGCAATCGAAAAAACCCTGGTGCGTGACGGCATGGTCTATCGCTATCGCAACGAAGACGCCAACATCGATGGCCTCAGCGGCACCGAAGGCGCGTTCGCCGCGTGCTCGTTCTGGTATGTCGAATGCCTGGCCCGCGCCGGCCAGGTGGAAAAAGCCCATCTGGAGTTCGAGCAATTGCTGCGATATGCCAACCCGCTTGGGCTGTACGCCGAAGAGTTCGACAGCCATGGCCGCCACCTGGGCAACACGCCGCAAGCGCTGACGCATCTGGCGTTGATCAGTGCGGCGAGTTTTCTCGATCGAAAATTGAGTGGCGAAAAGAGCTCCTGGCAGCCCTAG
- a CDS encoding alpha/beta fold hydrolase encodes MIESVLTPTLTIAYEQHGPNNGAPVILLHGFPYSPRTFDEVAPALAARGYRVIVPYLRGYGPTRFNSAQTLRSGQQAAMAQDLLDLMDALGIEQAMLCGYDWGGRAACIVAALFPARVRGLVSGDGYLVQDIAHANQPLDPEDEHRLWYQYYFHTPRGAEGLKQNRRELCQLLWRLWSPTWSRKDERYALTAGAFDTPDFVDVVIHSYRHRFGYAPGDPALEWMEEALATQPMISVPSISLCGGDDGVGPPAAVDEDAEHFSGFYERRVLAGVGHNIPEEAPQETLKAILDLLQR; translated from the coding sequence ATGATCGAGAGCGTTCTTACCCCAACCCTGACCATTGCCTACGAACAGCACGGTCCGAACAACGGCGCCCCGGTGATTCTGCTCCACGGCTTCCCCTATTCCCCGCGCACCTTCGACGAGGTCGCCCCGGCGCTGGCCGCGCGAGGCTACCGCGTCATCGTGCCGTACTTGCGCGGTTACGGGCCGACCCGGTTCAACAGTGCGCAAACCCTGCGCTCCGGCCAGCAAGCTGCGATGGCGCAGGACTTGCTCGATCTGATGGATGCGCTGGGTATCGAACAGGCCATGCTTTGCGGGTATGACTGGGGCGGTCGAGCGGCGTGTATTGTCGCGGCGTTGTTTCCGGCGCGAGTGCGCGGGCTGGTCAGCGGCGACGGCTACCTCGTGCAGGACATCGCCCATGCGAACCAGCCGTTGGACCCCGAAGACGAGCATCGGCTCTGGTATCAGTACTACTTCCACACGCCGCGTGGCGCCGAGGGCCTTAAGCAGAATCGCCGGGAGTTGTGTCAGTTGCTCTGGCGGCTGTGGTCGCCGACATGGTCGCGAAAGGACGAACGCTACGCGCTGACCGCTGGCGCTTTTGATACTCCAGATTTTGTCGACGTGGTGATTCATTCCTATCGGCATCGCTTCGGCTACGCCCCGGGCGATCCAGCCCTGGAGTGGATGGAAGAAGCGCTGGCCACACAACCGATGATCAGCGTGCCGAGCATTTCGCTGTGCGGTGGCGATGATGGCGTCGGCCCGCCTGCGGCGGTTGATGAAGATGCCGAGCATTTCAGCGGCTTTTATGAGCGCCGCGTGCTGGCGGGTGTCGGCCACAACATTCCCGAAGAAGCGCCGCAGGAAACCCTCAAGGCAATACTGGATCTGCTGCAACGCTGA